One stretch of Sander lucioperca isolate FBNREF2018 chromosome 13, SLUC_FBN_1.2, whole genome shotgun sequence DNA includes these proteins:
- the rab24 gene encoding ras-related protein Rab-24, with protein MSAMRVDAKVVMLGKESVGKTSLVERYVHHRFLVGPYQNTIGAAFVAKPIQVGEKVITLGIWDTAGSERYEAMSRIYYRGARAAIVCYDLTDSSSFQRARFWVKELQNCEEHCKIYLCGTKSDLIGGDRSLRQIDYHDTQDFADEIGALHFETSSKTGNNVDELFQRVAEDYNSTALQYMTAEETGVDLGQKKDSYFYSCCHNN; from the exons ATGAGTGCAATGCGTGTGGACGCCAAAGTGGTGATGCTGGGGAAGGAGAGCGTGGGGAAGACCAGCCTGGTGGAGAGATACGTTCATCATCGCTTCTTGGTCGGACCGTACCAGAAC ACTATCGGTGCTGCTTTTGTTGCCAAACCAATCCAGGTGGGAGAGAAAGTGATCACCCTGGGAATATGG GACACAGCTGGATCCGAGCGCTACGAAGCCATGAGCAGAATCTACTACAGAGGAGCCCGGGCAGCCATAGTCTGCTATG ACCTGACCGACAGCAGCAGCTTCCAGCGAGCTCGGTTCTGGGTGAAGGAGCTGCAGAACTGCGAGGAA CACTGTAAGATCTACCTGTGTGGCACTAAGAGCGACCTGATTGGAGGAGACCGGAGCCTGCGGCAAATCGACTACCACGATACTCAGGACTTTGCTGACG AGATCGGTGCGCTGCATTTTGAGACCTccagtaaaacaggaaacaacgTGG ATGAGTTGTTCCAGAGAGTTGCTGAGGATTACAACAGCACTGCCCTCCAGTATATGACAG CGGAGGAAACGGGCGTGGACTTGGGCCAGAAGAAAGACTCCTATTTCTACTCCTGTTGTCATAACAACTGA